Proteins found in one Mangifera indica cultivar Alphonso chromosome 15, CATAS_Mindica_2.1, whole genome shotgun sequence genomic segment:
- the LOC123197669 gene encoding zinc finger protein CONSTANS-LIKE 2-like, which yields MMKEESNNDGGGNSWARVCDTCRAAASTVYCKADMAYLCAGCDAQVHTANRVASRHERVFVCEACEQAPAAFLCKADAALLCTSCDADIHSANPLARRHQRVPILSISGSPYGSRANGPTEQERIFGAAGDKYEDEEEEEEEAASWLLLNNPATTKNSGNNNGFLFGGEVDEYLDLVDYNDETQHVDQYNNNHQRQFGFAQKGFVGDSVVPHVQCEIKDQQQHQNNNFQLGLDYESSKAAYSYNGSISHSVSISSTNIGVVPESATSDISISHSRPPKRTIDLLSRPPIQMSPLLTIMDREAKVLRYREKKKTRKFVKTIRYASRKAYAETRPRIKGQFAKRAYVEVEADQIFSNTLMTKTRYGIVPSF from the exons ATGATGAAAGAAGAGAGTAACAACGATGGTGGCGGGAACAGTTGGGCACGTGTGTGTGACACGTGCAGGGCGGCGGCTAGCACGGTGTACTGCAAGGCGGACATGGCGTACTTGTGTGCAGGGTGCGACGCGCAAGTTCACACGGCGAACCGCGTGGCATCGAGGCACGAGCGTGTTTTTGTGTGCGAGGCGTGTGAGCAGGCCCCGGCTGCGTTTCTATGCAAGGCTGATGCGGCGTTGCTTTGCACTTCGTGTGATGCTGATATCCACTCGGCTAACCCGCTGGCGCGCCGTCACCAGCGTGTTCCTATTCTCTCCATCTCAGGCTCGCCCTACGGGTCACGGGCCAATGGACCCACCGAGCAAGAACGGATTTTTGGAGCGGCTGGAGATAAATATGAGgatgaggaagaggaagaggaagaggcgGCTTCTTGGTTGTTGCTGAATAATCCTGCAACTACAAAAAATAGTGGCAATAATAACGGGTTCTTGTTTGGTGGAGAAGTTGATGAGTATTTGGATCTTGTGGACTACAATGACGAAACTCAGCATGTTGATCAGTATAATAACAATCATCAACGACAATTTGGTTTTGCTCAGAAGGGTTTTGTGGGAGATAGTGTTGTGCCTCATGTTCAATGTGAAATCAAAGATCAGCAGCAACATcagaacaataattttcaactGGGTTTGGACTATGAATCTTCAAAAGCTGCTTACAGTTACAATGGTTCAATTAGTCACAGT GTCTCAATTTCATCCACAAATATTGGTGTGGTACCAGAGTCAGCAACAAGTGATATCTCGATCTCGCATTCGAGACCTCCAAAAAGGACTATAGACCTCTTATCTAGACCTCCAATTCAAATGTCACCCCTACTTACTATAATGGACAGAGAGGCCAAAGTGCTTAgatatagagagaaaaagaagacaagGAAGTTTGTAAAGACAATCAGGTATGCCTCGAGGAAGGCCTATGCTGAAACTAGACCCCGAATCAAAGGTCAATTTGCCAAGAGGGCATATGTTGAAGTTGAAGCAGACCAGATTTTCTCCAATACATTAATGACaaaaactagatatggcattgtTCCTTCATTCTGA